The following proteins are encoded in a genomic region of Phragmites australis chromosome 9, lpPhrAust1.1, whole genome shotgun sequence:
- the LOC133928675 gene encoding receptor-like protein kinase FERONIA — MFLEIPTAAMAHPTLLVTLRCLTLLCILSIAMGADNNSTVSGPIHLDCGASSPTATDADNRTWHSDNSSNFAPSLKGVAATASYQDPALPSTVPYMTARIFTSNYTYSFPVSPGRLFVRLYFYPSTYGNYAPANAYFGVTASNLVLLDNFNASQTALAANIASFVREYSVNVTSGNLDVTFSPSTQQNGSYAFVNGIEIVPTPDLFTTPTPTLTNGGNPDPFPINPTTGFQTMHRLNVGGQFISPQGDVDFYRSWDDDTPYINDAGYGVAFGKDRNVTITYTPSVPNYTAPVDVYATARSMGPNAQINLNSNLTWTLPVDAGFYYLLRFHFCEIQYPITKVNQRSFFIYINNQTAQRQMDVIAWSNGIGRTVYMDYAILTIGSGQMDLWVALHPDLSTRPEYYDAILNGLEVFKLQNYGNNSLAGLNPPLLQSPVEPNGTPGGGNSKGSAAPAIGGAVGGFAVLLIACIGVCIICRRKKKVAKESDKSDDGRWTPLTDYSKSQSNTSGKTATSRSHTSTLPSNLCRHFSFGEIQAATNNFDQAFLLGKGGFGNVYLGEIDSGTKVAIKRGNPMSEQGVHEFQTEIEMLSKLRHRHLVSLIGYCEDMNEMILVYDYMAHGTLREHLYNTKNPPLSWKQRLGICIGAAQGLHYLHTGAKQTIIHRDVKTTNILLDEKWIAKVSDFGLSKTGPNVDNTHVSTVVKGSFGYLDPEYFRRQQLTEKSDVYSFGVVLFEVLSARPALSPSLPKEQVSLADWALHCQKKGMLGQIIDPYLQGKIAPQCFMKFAETAVKCVADHSIDRPSMGDVLWNLEFALQLQESAENSSSLTEGTSSNTSPLTVPSIHSDEPLTDTITTTSTTMSIAGRSITSTESDGLTPSSVFSQLMNPGGR; from the coding sequence ATGTTTCTTGAGATACCAACCGCTGCAATGGCACACCCAACCTTACTAGTTACCCTCAGATGCCTCACACTGCTATGCATCCTGTCAATCGCCATGGGGGCTGATAACAACTCTACCGTCTCTGGCCCGATCCACCTAGATTGCGGagcctcctccccgacggcaACTGATGCTGATAATCGGACTTGGCATAGTGACAATAGTTCCAACTTTGCACCATCACTGAAAGGCGTTGCTGCCACTGCTTCATACCAAGACCCTGCACTACCCTCTACTGTTCCTTACATGACTGCTCGCATCTTCACTTCAAATTACACCTACTCCTTCCCTGTTAGTCCAGGCAGATTGTTCGTGCGCCTCTACTTCTATCCTAGCACTTATGGCAACTATGCTCCTGCAAATGCCTACTTTGGTGTCACAGCTAGCAATCTGGTCCTTTTAGACAACTTCAATGCTTCCCAAACTGCTTTGGCAGCTAATATTGCCAGCTTCGTTCGTGAATACTCAGTAAATGTTACTTCAGGCAACCTAGACGTCACCTTTTCCCCATCTACACAGCAGAATGGCTCTTATGCATTCGTGAATGGGATTGAGATTGTTCCCACACCGGACCTCTTCACAACTCCAACACCAACACTAACCAATGGTGGAAACCCTGATCCATTCCCTATCAATCCTACAACGGGGTTCCAAACAATGCACCGGCTCAATGTTGGGGGCCAGTTCATCTCTCCACAAGGTGATGTTGACTTTTACCGCTCATGGGATGATGACACTCCTTACATAAATGATGCTGGTTATGGGGTGGCCTTTGGGAAAGACAGAAATGTTACCATCACGTATACACCCAGTGTACCAAATTACACTGCACCAGTTGATGTCTACGCAACAGCACGGTCAATGGGACCAAATGCACAGATCAACCTGAACTCCAACCTTACATGGACTTTACCAGTTGATGCAGGATTCTACTACCTTCTAAGATTCCATTTCTGTGAAATCCAGTACCCGATAACCAAGGTCAATCAAAGGTCGTTCTTTATCTACATCAACAACCAGACAGCACAACGGCAAATGGATGTCATTGCATGGAGCAATGGAATTGGCAGAACAGTGTACATGGACTATGCTATCCTCACGATTGGCTCCGGTCAGATGGACTTGTGGGTCGCACTTCACCCTGATCTTTCGACAAGACCAGAGTATTACGATGCAATATTGAATGGTCTTGAGGTCTTCAAGTTACAGAATTATGGAAATAACAGTCTTGCTGGGCTCAACCCTCCCCTTCTACAATCGCCTGTGGAACCTAATGGGACACCAGGTGGAGGAAACTCAAAGGGTTCTGCCGCACCAGCCATTGGTGGAGCTGTTGGTGGCTTTGCTGTGCTGTTAATTGCTTGTATTGGTGTTTGCATCATCTGCAGACGAAAGAAGAAGGTAGCAAAGGAATCTGATAAATCTGATGATGGTCGCTGGACTCCTCTCACTGATTACAGCAAGTCACAATCAAACACCTCAGGAAAGACGGCCACCTCTCGGAGCCACACATCGACATTGCCATCTAATCTTTGCCGTCATTTCTCATTTGGTGAAATCCAGGCTGCAACCAACAATTTTGATCAAGCCTTCCTCCTTGGCAAAGGTGGCTTTGGGAATGTGTACCTTGGAGAGATAGATAGTGGCACAAAGGTGGCAATCAAGCGTGGCAACCCAATGTCTGAGCAGGGTGTTCATGAGTTCCAGACTGAAATTGAGATGTTATCGAagctccgccaccgccaccttGTGTCGTTGATTGGGTATTGTGAGGATATGAATGAGATGATTCTTGTGTATGACTACATGGCCCATGGAACCCTTAGGGAGCACTTGTACAACACCAAGAACCCACCACTCTCATGGAAGCAGCGGCTCGGGATCTGCATTGGCGCAGCTCAGGGGCTGCATTACCTGCATACAGGTGCAAAGCAGACCATCATCCACCGAGACGTCAAGACCACTAACATATTGTTGGATGAGAAGTGGATAGCTAAGGTTTCTGACTTTGGGCTGTCGAAGACGGGTCCGAATGTTGATAACACCCATGTGAGCACGGTTGTGAAGGGAAGCTTCGGATACCTTGATCCTGAGTATTTCCGGCGTCAACAGCTCACTGAGAAATCTGATGTCTACTCTTTTGGAGTTGTGCTGTTTGAGGTCCTGTCTGCGCGTCCTGCCCTGAGCCCCTCGCTTCCAAAGGAGCAAGTGAGCCTTGCTGATTGGGCATTGCACTGCCAGAAGAAAGGCATGCTCGGGCAAATCATCGACCCATATCTCCAAGGGAAAATTGCCCCCCAATGCTTCATGAAATTTGCAGAAACCGCAGTGAAGTGCGTGGCTGATCACAGCATTGACAGGCCGTCTATGGGCGATGTCCTTTGGAACCTTGAATTTGCACTCCAGCTGCAGGAGAGTGCAGAGAACAGTAGCAGCCTCACCGAGGGGACGTCATCGAATACTTCACCACTTACTGTACCCAGTATTCACTCAGATGAACCACTGACGGACACTATCACTACCACATCAACCACAATGAGCATCGCAGGACGGAGCATCACAAGTACGGAATCGGATGGTCTGACCCCAAGTAGTGTCTTCTCACAGCTCATGAATCCAGGTGGCAGATGA